In the Bacillus shivajii genome, one interval contains:
- a CDS encoding MFS transporter, with protein MANETEASFHLDKKQKSNLTLLLCIILTFTVMNGTMFNVTIPDIAEEFNLLPSEVSWVMTGYILVFAVGSLMYGKLADIYPIKTLLTIGLILFAAGATLGLLSTNYPMLLAARILQAMGGATIPALAFIIPARFMPNERGKVFGIVSSTVAFASGVGPIAGGLIGGAFNWRLLFIFSILALLAIPLLRKWIPDEEKREGSIDIIGAILIALSVSSLLMFITSLNVWALIFSLIIFIVFAWRTSVVKEPFIQPAMLKNKYYATTIATSFLGTMAMFGMIFVIPIMARDIYDLNTIQIGLLLFPGAMAAGLIGQFGGKLVDQKGSYPVIRLAFLFVIAGTLLISTFTGFPVWIIAISILVQYIAFPLIQSSTANLLTIVVPSNKTGVGIGLFNLLNFMSGAIASAVFGAYLDLQQANLSFNPLVSIGEHTIYANLFIGLTVVTIFARWLFSHVYKDHETVKQRN; from the coding sequence ATGGCAAACGAAACTGAAGCTTCTTTTCACCTTGATAAGAAGCAAAAATCAAATTTAACTTTGCTTTTATGTATTATTTTAACGTTTACCGTCATGAACGGGACGATGTTCAATGTAACAATTCCAGACATTGCCGAGGAGTTCAATCTTCTTCCTTCCGAAGTAAGCTGGGTAATGACTGGTTACATTTTAGTTTTTGCTGTCGGCTCTCTTATGTATGGAAAGCTTGCTGACATTTACCCTATAAAAACATTGCTCACCATTGGGCTTATCCTATTTGCAGCCGGAGCAACATTAGGTCTGTTATCGACGAATTATCCGATGCTGCTTGCTGCACGTATTTTACAAGCTATGGGTGGAGCTACTATACCAGCACTTGCTTTTATTATTCCTGCACGTTTTATGCCAAATGAGCGTGGAAAAGTATTTGGGATTGTCTCTTCAACCGTTGCGTTTGCTTCTGGGGTTGGACCGATCGCAGGAGGACTCATCGGTGGAGCGTTTAATTGGCGCCTTTTATTCATATTTTCCATTTTAGCACTCTTGGCGATTCCTTTATTACGTAAGTGGATCCCAGATGAAGAAAAACGTGAAGGTTCAATAGATATTATTGGTGCGATTCTTATAGCACTTAGTGTCAGTAGTTTGTTAATGTTCATCACTAGTTTAAATGTATGGGCCCTAATTTTTAGCTTGATTATTTTTATCGTATTTGCTTGGCGAACATCTGTCGTGAAAGAGCCCTTTATCCAGCCAGCGATGTTAAAAAATAAATATTATGCGACTACGATTGCAACGAGTTTCTTAGGGACGATGGCAATGTTCGGAATGATTTTTGTTATCCCGATTATGGCGCGTGACATTTACGACCTGAACACAATCCAAATTGGTCTCCTCCTTTTCCCAGGTGCGATGGCGGCGGGGCTGATCGGACAATTCGGTGGAAAACTCGTTGATCAAAAAGGGAGTTATCCGGTTATTCGGCTTGCGTTTTTATTTGTTATCGCAGGTACATTATTAATTTCTACTTTCACTGGCTTTCCAGTCTGGATTATTGCAATTAGTATTCTCGTCCAATATATCGCTTTTCCACTTATTCAAAGCTCAACCGCAAATTTATTAACGATTGTTGTCCCATCTAACAAAACCGGTGTTGGTATTGGGTTGTTTAATTTGCTGAATTTCATGTCAGGGGCAATCGCAAGTGCAGTTTTTGGTGCTTATTTAGACTTACAACAAGCAAACCTTTCATTTAACCCCCTCGTTAGTATTGGCGAACATACGATTTATGCGAACTTATTTATTGGGTTAACAGTTGTAACAATCTTTGCCCGTTGGTTATTTTCACACGTATATAAAGACCACGAAACGGTAAAACAAAGGAACTAA
- a CDS encoding ATP-dependent helicase, with product MNRAMINGHTYDLSSLQRGELTKVFHLTKKHEATCTICHKQVQLHLFIKQPPMFSHIDESEDCKESAPSVKVSTQTTEKSEPGGMITLPKSKSIQNRSVETVGISNWKPPICLDPKVAWKEEKHESFTFQEKMFSHDQLQAVKSINGPHLIIAGAGSGKTRVLTARTAYMISENLVSPKQIMLVTFTQKAAQEMKRRLATEFSLPQEAVQSIVMGTFHSLFYRMLMHHQPDRWRQDQLLSKKWQQERIFQQLLIHMKLDEKDVAMDVHMVRISAWKNELLFPDQIEPADAEEEETLTFYKAYEDYKKRENLFDFDDMLIGCYQMLKENPDLLQLYQNRFKHFMIDEFQDINLVQYEIMKMMALPENQLCVVGDDDQSIYRFRGSHPKYILNFQEEFPHAKKIVLANNYRSTYEIVDAANKVIQKNSDRHVKEMYALASSEEKPTVIFPYDEEEEAFYIIEDIKKKYVHGENDDDFAILYRTHVQSRALFELLLEEDIPFTIDKGSDVFYERSIVKHTLAFFHIAENENDTEAMEKLLRVWFLKKTALRELERLTILEDKSLLQCVTSLEGLPAFQSRKLKRILPMFKRLRKMPLEDAMQQIYEEMGMKEYIRKNGKEGNGYDKGSDDWAELITLTKKHRDILSFLEHIKFVSRAHREKKAEKDRYGVQLMSIHQSKGLEFPYVYVIGCNDGTLPHEYALDCLRDGDKQFFEEERRLLYVAMTRAIETLTLSVTDFRRGKRASPSRFLKVFPEIKKEL from the coding sequence ATGAACCGAGCAATGATCAATGGTCATACGTATGATCTTTCTTCTTTACAACGAGGAGAACTAACAAAAGTTTTTCACTTAACAAAAAAACACGAAGCAACTTGCACTATTTGTCACAAACAAGTGCAATTACATTTATTCATCAAACAACCACCAATGTTTTCACATATCGATGAATCTGAGGATTGTAAGGAATCAGCGCCTTCAGTAAAAGTTTCTACACAGACAACAGAAAAGAGCGAACCTGGAGGAATGATCACATTACCAAAAAGTAAATCGATTCAAAACCGTTCCGTAGAAACCGTCGGGATTTCTAACTGGAAACCTCCGATATGTTTGGATCCGAAGGTTGCATGGAAAGAAGAAAAACACGAAAGTTTCACATTCCAAGAAAAAATGTTTAGTCATGACCAACTTCAAGCAGTAAAAAGTATAAATGGACCCCACCTAATCATCGCTGGTGCTGGTAGTGGAAAGACAAGGGTTTTAACCGCAAGAACTGCTTATATGATTTCTGAAAATCTTGTATCTCCAAAACAAATCATGCTAGTGACATTCACTCAAAAAGCCGCTCAGGAAATGAAACGCCGTTTAGCAACCGAGTTTTCATTACCACAAGAAGCTGTACAATCAATAGTAATGGGGACGTTCCACTCGCTCTTTTACCGAATGCTGATGCATCATCAACCTGATCGTTGGCGACAAGATCAGCTTTTATCAAAGAAGTGGCAGCAAGAACGTATTTTTCAGCAATTACTTATTCACATGAAATTAGACGAAAAAGATGTAGCAATGGATGTCCATATGGTACGAATTTCAGCTTGGAAAAATGAGTTATTGTTTCCTGATCAAATCGAACCTGCCGATGCTGAAGAAGAAGAAACATTAACATTTTATAAAGCGTACGAAGACTATAAAAAGAGGGAAAATTTGTTTGATTTCGATGATATGCTTATCGGTTGTTACCAAATGTTAAAAGAAAATCCTGATCTTCTTCAGCTTTATCAAAACCGATTTAAACATTTTATGATTGATGAGTTTCAAGATATAAACCTTGTTCAATATGAAATCATGAAAATGATGGCTCTCCCTGAAAATCAACTATGTGTAGTTGGTGATGATGACCAGTCGATTTACCGCTTCCGTGGAAGCCATCCAAAGTATATTCTTAACTTCCAAGAAGAGTTTCCTCATGCGAAAAAAATCGTGTTAGCAAACAATTACCGTTCTACTTATGAAATTGTAGATGCTGCAAACAAAGTGATTCAAAAGAATAGTGATCGCCATGTTAAAGAGATGTATGCACTAGCTAGCAGTGAAGAAAAGCCAACTGTTATTTTTCCATATGATGAAGAAGAAGAAGCGTTTTATATTATTGAAGATATAAAAAAGAAATACGTTCACGGGGAAAATGACGATGATTTTGCGATTCTATACCGCACACACGTACAATCGCGAGCGTTGTTTGAGCTCCTTCTTGAAGAGGACATACCGTTTACGATTGATAAAGGCAGTGATGTGTTTTATGAGCGCTCGATTGTAAAACATACGTTAGCTTTTTTTCACATTGCCGAGAATGAAAATGATACTGAAGCGATGGAGAAGTTATTAAGAGTCTGGTTTTTAAAAAAGACTGCACTTCGAGAGTTAGAAAGGTTAACGATCTTAGAGGATAAAAGTCTATTACAATGTGTGACAAGCTTGGAAGGGCTGCCGGCATTTCAGTCTCGTAAATTAAAACGGATCTTGCCAATGTTTAAGAGATTGCGAAAAATGCCATTAGAAGATGCAATGCAGCAAATCTATGAAGAAATGGGCATGAAAGAATATATTCGTAAAAACGGCAAAGAAGGGAATGGATATGATAAAGGCTCAGATGATTGGGCAGAGCTTATTACATTAACGAAAAAACATCGTGATATTTTATCTTTCTTAGAACATATTAAATTTGTTAGTCGCGCACATCGTGAAAAAAAAGCAGAAAAAGACCGTTACGGCGTTCAACTCATGTCGATTCACCAGTCAAAAGGTCTAGAATTTCCATATGTATACGTCATCGGCTGTAACGACGGCACTCTTCCCCATGAATATGCATTAGACTGTTTAAGAGATGGAGATAAACAATTTTTCGAAGAAGAAAGACGTTTACTATACGTCGCCATGACTAGAGCCATTGAAACACTCACTCTCTCAGTTACTGACTTCAGACGTGGTAAGCGAGCTTCCCCATCACGGTTTCTAAAAGTTTTTCCTGAAATAAAAAAGGAGCTATAA
- a CDS encoding YheC/YheD family protein — protein MKGQRIGDKYFKQQLLINDPNTSRFVPKMKVFTDHNFWVFLNEYKKVVIKPIRGSLGKGLIFITKTEPDIYDVHSLNQRKVISGKNNVLTFIKSNVKAKSMIQHYIPLVKVKEQPLDFRLICQREKGSNEWVVTGKYARVAHADYAVTNMTKGASILTVEDALSQSNLCNDTTNDISLTLNKVAISVARCLSKQFHKQLIWGCDLAVADDGSVWIIEANSNPQTNGFNQLETLQPMLHLINQYKQRNKNFWK, from the coding sequence TTGAAAGGTCAGCGAATTGGCGACAAATATTTTAAGCAGCAATTATTAATAAATGATCCGAATACATCACGTTTTGTACCTAAAATGAAAGTGTTTACTGACCATAACTTTTGGGTCTTCCTTAATGAGTATAAAAAAGTTGTTATTAAACCAATTCGAGGCTCACTAGGTAAAGGACTCATTTTCATAACTAAGACAGAACCTGACATATATGACGTACATTCATTGAATCAAAGAAAAGTCATTTCAGGAAAAAATAACGTCCTTACTTTTATAAAAAGTAATGTTAAAGCAAAGAGTATGATCCAACATTATATACCATTAGTCAAAGTAAAAGAGCAGCCATTAGATTTTAGGCTTATTTGTCAAAGAGAAAAAGGGTCCAATGAATGGGTCGTAACTGGAAAGTACGCAAGGGTTGCCCACGCTGATTATGCTGTGACAAATATGACAAAAGGTGCAAGTATCTTAACCGTTGAAGATGCTTTATCCCAATCAAACCTTTGTAATGATACAACTAATGACATCTCACTTACATTAAATAAAGTCGCTATATCCGTTGCAAGATGTTTATCTAAACAATTTCATAAACAATTGATCTGGGGATGTGACCTTGCCGTAGCAGATGATGGGTCGGTATGGATTATCGAAGCAAACAGCAACCCACAAACGAATGGCTTTAACCAGCTAGAAACCTTGCAACCAATGCTGCACCTTATTAACCAATATAAGCAACGAAACAAAAACTTTTGGAAATGA
- a CDS encoding CotY/CotZ family spore coat protein, which translates to MGCGKKFDTGNCVCDVLLDIADAQDQTTDTDCITSCEQSIRELLGGMAPTNFNTVPFQLLCACEDEPFTATGYVRTNGTAAVIESSFFRVDSIDEKDCCAVLELLIAPEIGEDGEINLDDFERTGACITVDLKCFCGVVCLPAVYLPSA; encoded by the coding sequence ATGGGCTGTGGTAAAAAATTTGACACAGGTAACTGTGTTTGTGATGTTTTACTAGATATTGCAGATGCGCAAGATCAAACAACAGATACTGATTGTATCACAAGTTGTGAACAGTCAATTAGAGAATTACTAGGCGGAATGGCTCCTACAAACTTTAATACAGTTCCTTTCCAGTTACTTTGCGCTTGTGAAGATGAGCCGTTTACTGCAACTGGATATGTTAGAACAAACGGTACGGCAGCAGTGATCGAATCTTCATTTTTCCGTGTAGATTCAATTGATGAAAAAGACTGCTGTGCAGTATTAGAGCTTCTTATCGCACCAGAAATTGGTGAAGATGGTGAAATTAACCTAGACGATTTTGAACGTACTGGAGCTTGTATTACAGTTGACTTGAAATGTTTCTGCGGAGTTGTGTGCTTACCAGCTGTTTACTTGCCATCTGCATAA